The Aythya fuligula isolate bAytFul2 chromosome 7, bAytFul2.pri, whole genome shotgun sequence genome has a window encoding:
- the LOC116491316 gene encoding bone morphogenetic protein 2-like yields MAGPRPWLGLAWLLGLATASALPLGAGPRDEVLAAALQRLREVFDIEELPPDVLPRKKPPQFMVDLFNKVADANGITRAPGLLEGDVVRSFEDRGGPGAPGGGGAQRFYFDISAIERGEQMLKAEFRVFKLKRKRVARSEGQHFCKVELYELLEGGSQPQKKHLIASRLLSLYTEGWEVFNVTQTVSKWVGNRNSNHGFLITATHTFSNKIEHNLVTFAKSQGNLQESRNALLVLFTNSNKRRSSSFVPSSTKLNPAKDDALLGVPHESQIIGNSNASRSRGPRAAAVSSTKSHVTACHRRELYVDFHAIGWSGWIIYPSGYNAFYCRGSCLFPLGESQNATNHATVQSIVHTLKLSQDVSTPCCVPDELKSLNLLYFDDKENVVLKNYKDMVATRCGCH; encoded by the exons ATGGCGGGCCCTCGGCCGTGGCTGGGCTTGGCCTGGCTGCTGGGCTTGGCGACGGCGAGCGCCCTGCCCCTGGGCGCCGGCCCGCGGGACGAGGTGCTGGCGGCGGCGCTGCAGCGGCTGCGGGAGGTCTTCGACATCGAGGAGCTGCCCCCCGACGTGCTGCCCCGCAAGAAGCCGCCGCAGTTCATGGTGGATCTCTTCAACAAGGTGGCCGACGCCAACGGCATCACCCGCGCCCCCGGCCTGCTGGAGGGCGACGTGGTGCGGAGTTTCGAGGACcgaggggggccgggggcgccggggggcggcggggcc CAGCGCTTCTACTTCGACATCAGCGCCATCGAGAGGGGCGAGCAGATGCTGAAGGCCGAGTTCCGAGTGTTCAAGCTGAAGAGGAAGCGGGTGGCCAGGTCCGAGGGGCAGCACTTCTGCAAA GTGGAATTGTATGAACTCTTGGAGGGTGGAAGTcagccacaaaaaaaacatctcaTTGCATCAAGATTATTGTCTCTGTACACAGAAGGCTGGGAAGTATTCAACGTCACGCAGACA GTTTCCAAGTGGGTCGGAAACAGAAACTCCAACCATGGCTTTTTGATAACTGCAACGCATACATTCAGCAATAAAATTGAGCACAACCTGGTTACATTTGCAAAGAGCCAGGGCAATTTGCAGGAGAGCAGAAATGCTCTCCTTGTCCTCTTCACCAACAGTAATAAACGAAGGTCCTCCAGCTTTGTACCCTCTTCCACAA AGCTGAACCCTGCCAAAGATGACGCTTTGTTAGGTGTGCCTCATGAATCTCAGATCATTGGAAACAGCAAtgcaagcaggagcaggggaccTCGGGCTGCAGCAGTGTCTTCCACCAAAAGCCATGTAACAGCATGTCATCGAAGGGAACTCTACGTTGACTTCCATGCTATTGGCTGGTCAGGATGGATTATTTACCCAAGTGGATACAATGCATTTTACTGCAGAGGATCTTGTCTTTTCCCTTTGGGGGAAAGTCAAAACGCAACAAACCATGCCACTGTGCAGTCCATAGTCCATACACTTAAACTGTCTCAAGATGTCAGCACACCTTGCTGTGTTCCGGATGAACTGAAATCCCTCAATCTCCTCTACTTTGATGACAAAGAGAATGTGGTCCTTAAAAATTACAAAGACATGGTGGCGACAAGGTGTGGTTGTCATTAA